The DNA window GACCTGATCCGCAACAACGCCTCCTTCAGCCCGGAGTGGACCAACTCCCTCAAGAGCGGAGGCACCATCGGCTACCTCGGCGCTTCGTGGGGTGCGGGCGTCCTGTCGGCCACCCTGCCCGAGCAGAGCGGCAAGTGGGCCGTCGCGCCGATGCCGTCGTGGGACGGCAAGCCCGCCAGCGGCATGCTCGGCGGCTCCACGTTCGCCGTGACCAAGGACAGCGAGAAGACCGGGGCGGCGGTCGAGTTCGCCCGGTGGATGACGACGACCGAGGCAGGCGTCAGGGCCAGGATCTCCTCCGGTACGTCGAGCGCCTTCCCGGCCGCGGCGGAACTGCGCCCGGCGGCCAGGGCGGCGTTCGACGCGAAGTTCTACGGCGGCCAGGACATCTACCGGGTCTTCGAGGACGCCGGGGCCTCCATCAGCCCGAACTGGGCGTGGGGCCCGAGCACCGGCACCACCAACACCGTCATCAAGGACCAGTTCGGCAAGGTCACGAACGGCGGCGCGACGATCGCGGACGCGGTCGAGGCCGGGCACGAGGCGACCGTCTCCGAGCTGAGGAAGCGCGGCCTGAAGGTGGAGGGCTGAGAACCACGTGAAGGCCCGCACCCGCACCCATGCCGCCGCCGGCGTCCTGCTGACCCCCTTCTTCGTCCTGTTCACCCTGGTGATGGTGGTGCCGATCGGGTACGCGGTCTGGCTGAGCCTGTTCACCGAGAAGCAGTCGGGACTGGGCTTCGGCGGAACGGAGACCGTCTTCAGCGGCCTCGACAACTACACGGCGGCGCTGGGTGACCCGGCCTTCCGTGAGGGCTTCGCCGTACTCCTCGGGTACTGCGTGTTCTACATCCCGCTGATGATCGGCGGAGCCCTCGCACTCGCCCTGCTGATCGACTCCACGCTCGCCCGCGCCCGCCGCTTCTTCCAGCTCGCGCTCTTCCTGCCGCACGCCGTCCCGGGCATCATCGCCGCGCTGATCTGGGTCTATCTCTATACGCCCCAGCTCAGCCCGGTCGTCGACGCCATGGAGGCCGGCGGTATCGGCTTCGACTTCTTCGCACCCGAAGGCGCCCTCCCTTCCGTCATCAACATCGCGCTGTGGGAATGGCTCGGCTACAACATGGTGATCTTCTACGCCGCTCTCCAGGCCGTCGACCGCTCGGTCCTCGAAGCGGCCACGGTGGACGGGGCGGGCGCCTGGCGCACCGCGCTCAGCATCAAGGTCCCGCTGATCCGCGCCTCGGTCGTCATGGTCGCGCTGTTCACGGTCATCGGCTCGCTCCAGCTGTTCACCGAGCCGCTGATCATCAACAAGGGCACCGGATCATCCGTCACCTCCACCTGGACGCCGAACATGTACGCGTACACCGCGGCCTTCGACCGGAACGACTACGGGCTCGCGGCCGCCGCCTCCGTGCTGCTCGCGCTCACCGCCGCGCTGCTCTCCTTCGCGGTCACCCGCTTCACCGGCCGCAAGGGCAGGAAGGCATGAGTTCTCGCCGTACGAGCACCACCGCCGGCCGCTGGATGTCGAAGACCGCCGTCAACGGCGCGCTCGTCCTCGCCGTGCTCTACATGCTGCTCCCTCTCGTCTGGCTGGTCACGGCCGCCACCAAGGACACGGGCGGCCTGCTCGCCGGAAACGCCTTCTCCTTCGAGGACTTCAACCTCGGCGCGAACCTGTCCGCCCTGGCGACGTACAGCGACGGCGTCTACTTCCGCTGGTACCTCAACAGCCTGCTCTACGCGGGCGGCGGCGCCGTGGTCAGCTCGCTGATCAGCGTCGCCGCGGGCTACGCCTTCGACAAGTACCGCTTCAGGGGCAAGGAGAAGCTGTTCGGCGCCGTCCTGCTGGGCGTGCTGGTCCCGACCACCGCGCTGGCCCTGCCCATGTACCTGCTCGCCAGCGAAGTGGGCATCGTCAACACGTACTGGGCCGTCCTCGTCCCCGTGCTGGTCCACCCGTTCGGCGTCTACCTCGCCCGTGTCTTCAGCGCCGGCTACATCCCGGACGAGGCACTCGAAGCCGCCCGTATCGACGGGGCCGGCGAGCTGCGCGTCTTCTGGTCCATCGGTATGCGCATGATCATGCCGGGCTTCGTGACCGTCTTCCTCTTCCAGTTCACCGCCATCTGGAACAATTTCTTCCTCCCCCTGGTGATGCTTTCGGACCAGAAGCTCTTCCCACTGAGCCTCGGCCTGTACGCGTGGAACAGCAACGCCCACGGCGAGCCGGAGTTCTACCCCCTCGTCGTCACCGGCTCGCTCCTCGCCGTAGTCCCCCTGATCGTCGCCTTCGTCTCCCTCCAGCGGCACTGGAAGGCCGGGCTCACCGCCGGAAGCGTCAAGTGACGCGGGCAGGCGATGTCACGCGGCGCCGAGCGACGTCACCCGGCGTCGCGCCCACGACGCCACCCGGCGCCGGACGACGTCAAGCGACCGAAGAGGAGCCCGAGTTCCACCATGCACCACGCCACTGACAACCAGCCGTCCCTGCTGCTCGCCATGGGTCCCGGCATCGCGGAGCGCCTCTTCACCGACCGGCACCGCGCCCGCCTGGCCGAACTCTCGCGCACCGACCCGCACCTGGTCGCGTACGACCTCGCCGCCCCCGCGCCGCCCGTCGCGGCGGCGCTCGCCGAGGCCGAGGTCCTGTTCACCTGCTGGGGCGCCACCCCGCTCACCGCCGAAGTGCTCGACGCCGCCCCGAAGCTGCGCGCCGTCATCCACGCGGCGGGCTCCGTCAAGCACCACGTCACCCCGGCCTGCTGGGAGCGCGGCATCGCCGTGACCTCGGCCGCCGCGGCCAACGCCCTGCCCGTGGCGGAGTACACGCTCGCCGCGATCCTCTTCGCCGGCAAACGCGTCCTGTACGCCGCCGCCCGCTACCGCGCCCTGCGCGCCGGCCACGACTGGCGCGCGGAACTCGACGGCGCCGGGAACCACCGCCGCACCGTGGGCATCGTCGGCGCCTCCCGCATCGGCCGCCGCGTCATCGAGCTGCTCCGCCCCTTCGACCTGGACGTCCTGCTGTACGACCCGTACGTCGCCCCGCGCGAAGCGGCAGCACTCGGCGTCGCGCTCGCGCCGCTCGACGACCTGTGCGCCCGCAGCTCCGTCGTCTCGGTCCACGCCCCGCAGCTCCCGGCCACCCACCACATGATCGGCGCCCGCCAGCTGGCCGCGATGCCGGCCGGCGCGACGCTGATCAACACCGCCCGCGGCTCCCTCGTCGACGAGGCCGCGCTGCTCCCCGAGCTGGCCTCCGGCCGCCTGAACGCCGTACTCGACGTGACGGACCCGGAACTCCCGCCGCCGGACTCGCCGTTGTACGACCTCCCGAACGTGCTGCTGACCCCGCACGTCGCGGGCTCGCTCGGCGACGAGCTGCACCGCATGGCCGACCAGTCCCTGGACGAGCTGGCGCGCTACGCGGCGGGTCACCCCTTCGCTGATCCGGTCCATCCAACATCGCTGCACCACTCGGCCTGAACCGTCAGAAACCAGTCATTTCACTAGACTGGACGTATCTGACGAAGGTCGGGAGGCGCCATGAAATTCGTACAGATAATCGACTACAAGACCGAGCGGTCCGACGACATGAACCAGCTCATGGACAAGTGGGTCGAGCAGACCAAGGGCAAGCGGACGGCCACGCACAACATCATCGGCAAGGACCGGTCCCAGGCGAACCACTACGTCGAGATCGTCGAATTCCCGTCGCACGAGGAGGCGATGAAGAACTCCCACCTGCCGGAGACCGACCGGATCTTCCAGGAGATGGTGGCGCTCTGTGACGGTATGCCCTCGTTCACGGACCTCGACGTGGTCCGTGAGGAGCAGCTGAACGCGGCGACCGCCCGCCGCTTCTTCCACGAGGTCGCCGTCGGAGGGAATCTCGACACCGTCGACGAGCTGTTCGCGTCCGACTACCGGGACCACGACACCTTCAAGGAGGAGGAGAGCACCGTCGGTGCCGACGTCATCCGCAGCGACGTGACGAGCTGGCGCGACGCCTTCGACTTCCGCTTCGACCTCGACCGGCAGGTGTCCGAGGGCGACGACGTCGTGACGCTGTGGACGTGGACGGGTACCCACAAGGGTGAGTTCATGGGCATCGCGCCCACCGGGCAGCAGTGCACCATGACCGGTACGACGATCTTCCGCTTCCAGGACGGGAAGATCCAGGAAGGCTGGTGGCACATGGACGCCATGGGCCTGATGCGGCAGCTCGGCGCGATCGGCTGACCCGTCGGCCGCGGGGAACCGGCCCGTCCCCGTACGGGAAAGACCCCCGCTCCCCCCGCTGGGCAGCGGGAGAACGGGGGCCTTCGCGTGACGCGGAACGTCAGTGGGAGTGACCGTGGCCGTGGCCGTGGCCGGCGTCGGCCTCTTCCTCGGCCGGCTTCTCGACGACCAGGGTCTCGGTCGTGAGCAGCAGCGACGCGATGGACGCGGCGTTCTCCAGCGCGGAGCGGGTGACCTTGACCGGGTCGATGACGCCGGCCTTGACCAGGTCGCCGTACTCGCCGGTCGCGGCGTTGAAGCCGTGGCCCTTGTCGAGCTCGCTCACCTTGGCGGTGATGACGTAGCCCTCAAGACCGGCGTTCTCGGCGATCCAGCGAAGCGGCTCGACGACGGCGCGGCGGACGACCGCGACACCCGTGGCCTCGTCGCCGGTCTTGCCCAGGCCGTCCTCCAGCACCTTGGCGGCGTGGACCAGAGCGGAGCCACCACCGGAGACGATGCCCTCCTCGACCGCGGCGCGGGTCGCGGAGATGGCGTCCTCCAGACGGTGCTTCTTCTCCTTGAGCTCCA is part of the Streptomyces agglomeratus genome and encodes:
- a CDS encoding carbohydrate ABC transporter permease, with the translated sequence MKARTRTHAAAGVLLTPFFVLFTLVMVVPIGYAVWLSLFTEKQSGLGFGGTETVFSGLDNYTAALGDPAFREGFAVLLGYCVFYIPLMIGGALALALLIDSTLARARRFFQLALFLPHAVPGIIAALIWVYLYTPQLSPVVDAMEAGGIGFDFFAPEGALPSVINIALWEWLGYNMVIFYAALQAVDRSVLEAATVDGAGAWRTALSIKVPLIRASVVMVALFTVIGSLQLFTEPLIINKGTGSSVTSTWTPNMYAYTAAFDRNDYGLAAAASVLLALTAALLSFAVTRFTGRKGRKA
- a CDS encoding carbohydrate ABC transporter permease; protein product: MSSRRTSTTAGRWMSKTAVNGALVLAVLYMLLPLVWLVTAATKDTGGLLAGNAFSFEDFNLGANLSALATYSDGVYFRWYLNSLLYAGGGAVVSSLISVAAGYAFDKYRFRGKEKLFGAVLLGVLVPTTALALPMYLLASEVGIVNTYWAVLVPVLVHPFGVYLARVFSAGYIPDEALEAARIDGAGELRVFWSIGMRMIMPGFVTVFLFQFTAIWNNFFLPLVMLSDQKLFPLSLGLYAWNSNAHGEPEFYPLVVTGSLLAVVPLIVAFVSLQRHWKAGLTAGSVK
- a CDS encoding hydroxyacid dehydrogenase — its product is MHHATDNQPSLLLAMGPGIAERLFTDRHRARLAELSRTDPHLVAYDLAAPAPPVAAALAEAEVLFTCWGATPLTAEVLDAAPKLRAVIHAAGSVKHHVTPACWERGIAVTSAAAANALPVAEYTLAAILFAGKRVLYAAARYRALRAGHDWRAELDGAGNHRRTVGIVGASRIGRRVIELLRPFDLDVLLYDPYVAPREAAALGVALAPLDDLCARSSVVSVHAPQLPATHHMIGARQLAAMPAGATLINTARGSLVDEAALLPELASGRLNAVLDVTDPELPPPDSPLYDLPNVLLTPHVAGSLGDELHRMADQSLDELARYAAGHPFADPVHPTSLHHSA
- a CDS encoding ester cyclase, coding for MKFVQIIDYKTERSDDMNQLMDKWVEQTKGKRTATHNIIGKDRSQANHYVEIVEFPSHEEAMKNSHLPETDRIFQEMVALCDGMPSFTDLDVVREEQLNAATARRFFHEVAVGGNLDTVDELFASDYRDHDTFKEEESTVGADVIRSDVTSWRDAFDFRFDLDRQVSEGDDVVTLWTWTGTHKGEFMGIAPTGQQCTMTGTTIFRFQDGKIQEGWWHMDAMGLMRQLGAIG